The genomic window TTGGGAAAACTTAACAGAGCAAGATTTCTGAAATTTTAGTACTATGATTAAGCCTAAGAGCAAGATTTCTAAAATTTCAGTACTATGATTAAGCCTAAGAGCAAGATTTCTGAAATTTCAGTACTAAGATTAAGCCAACAACTTCGATTTGCAGTTGCAAATTATGACTAATTTGCAAAGACTTGACTTCAAAAAAATCTCTTAATGTATTTAAATTGAATTGAAAGTCACACAGTTAACGTATCGGTAACTAATTCTCCAGTGTTCATGCAAGATCAGATATAACTGAACTGAAAGCGAAGTTCAAGAACTCAAAGAAATCTGAGGCAGTTAGGTACAACaatatcattttttcttttgccCATTGAAATAAAACACAACTAGTTTGTCCTGACTGTCAATGTCAAACTGTTCCCAAACATCATAAATAGAAATCAAGGGACAAATTAAGAGTTTTACtgaacaaaaacacatgaaCTTTAATCAGAAATCTGACATCCATTCTGGTAACAATTTGGTGGCCTGTCATACATGCATGTAAAAAACAGCAAAGCAAAATCAGAGccatgaaataaattattattcagAATTAGCCACAGAGTCACCATCTGATAGTTGTTAAAGTGGTGATCACTTTCTTGATTGGTATATAAGGAGAGAATTAATAACACGGCATCTTTGCAATACTTGAATTGAACTCTGATATATATAACACTGTAAACATCTTTTCATACCAGCAAAATCTTCTTTATTGGTTAACAACTTCCTTCAAAGTCAagctaataatattaattgtcCACTTAATCTTTGAGCATATGGGATACATAACTTTGTTTAGTTTTGCAGGAATAGTTTTTGGTTTCTTGAGAATTAATGAAAAgtagaaaaagtaaaacaaaaatacaagactGAGTAGTGTTTAGATTCAGATCACCAACTACCTAATTCAGTACTACTAGTCTTTTCTGTTCTTGCttataacaacaataatttaaaaaaaaaaacattgaacttTGTCAATGAATCACAACAAAGTAATTATTCACGTGGTTAAGAAAAATTTTTGATAAGAATTGAATTACAGTGGAGCAAGGGGGAAATCTAAACAATATATACCAACTCTAACCAAACTTCATACCTAAGTTTCCATCCCAAGAAAGAATGCATGGAAAAGAAAGGGAAGTTTGACCACAGTATGCATGGCATTATTTTGTCAAAAAGGCTAAGTGTTTCATGGGACCAAGTGGAAAGTTGTTTGAAGGATTCAtgcaaagataaaaaagaagaaaaaaattgaaaatgttaGTGAACCAATAGACAAAAGCACTATGATTTGAAATATATCACAAAAGCAAAGGCAATAATCATGTTGGTTGGTCCTTACAAGTCCATCAAAATTAGAAGACTTGTGAAACAAGCATTTGGAGAATTGAAATCACTACCACCCCCCTCTCAATCTATCCTTATGAGCTATAGTGGGTGAAACAAGCCAACCACTCCTTTCAGAGAGGTTTGAACAGAGAACTCATAGCCTCATTTACCTTGACCTTAGtacaaattctttttattttttattttttatgaaatcaaaacctaatctgcCAACCTCTAAACAACCATGTAAaacccttgtggcttctctctCACTCTCCCTATAAATAAGTCTCTCATCCTTTATCTTCTGCATTGCATTGCATCACATCACATCACATTACTACTACCACACAGTCATAGACAAAGATGGCAACTCAAGCATTCCTTTGcttcttcctctttctctcCCTCCTTTGCATCACCATCAATGGAGAAGTCCACCAACATGAATTTATTGTAAGTCATATACATACAtcctttactatttttctataGTTTATATAAAAGTAGTTAGTTAGATAAATCACATTCACTGATACATTGAGAATATTACAGGTGCAAGAGAAGTCAGTGAAGAGGCTGTGCAAGGCACACAACATAGTCACGGTGAAACGGAATGTTCCCGGGACCGACATTGGAGGTGAATGACGGCGACACACTTGTCGTTCGAGTCGTGAATCGAGTTAGATACAATGTCACCATTCATTGGTACGTACATACACAATTATCTACAAGTTGGCCATGCATAACATAAATGCATGCAATGCAAGGACTCAAACCATTGACTTGAGTGAGAGTGGTTGTACTaatggttttggtttttttggtaGGCATGGTGTGAGGCAGATGAGAACTGGTTGGGCAGATGGACCAGAGTTCATAACTCAATGTCCTATTCGTCCGGGTGGGGCCTACACTTACCGTTTTACAATCCAAGGCCAAGTAGGAACATTATGGTGGCATGCTCATAGTTCTTGGCTAAGGGCCACTGTCTATGGTGCTCTCATCATCCACCCCAAAAAGGGTTCTTCATATCCCTTTTCTCTACCCAAAAGAGAAGTCCCCATTCTTCTAGGTCCCTTTCTCTCCCTTtccctccaattttttttctttctattatatttttaaaaggacAAGGCGTGGAAGTAACACATTCATTCATTAGATATcatgataattaaaattaataaaaaaattgtcgGTTTTAATGATGAATAGGCGAATGGTGGGACACAAATCCTATTGATGTAGTCAATGCTGCCACAAGAACCGGTGCAGCTCCCAACATCTCCGACGCCTTCACCATCAATGGCCAACCCGGTGATCTCTACAAATGCTCCAGCAAAGGTCCATATCATATATTACCTTAATTATCTCTGCATTACATTttacattttttgtattttaacaaTGCAAATGACAACACAGAGACGACGGTGATTCCCGTTACTGCCGGAGAGACAAATCTGTTCCGTTTTATTAACTCCGGGCTCAACACTGAGCTATTTGTGTCTATCGCCGGCCACACAATGACAGTCGTCGGCGCTGATGCATCTTATACAAAACCATTCAAGACATCggtaataattatttacaatGAGCtagtaatgatattaattatcaGATACAGACTCAATCGTTAAATAAATCTAAACATGAAATCCTTTCGACTGCAGGTACTAATGCTCGGTCCCGGTCAGACAACTGATGTTCTTGTAAACACCGATCAACCACCTGCACGGTACTACATCGCCGCCCGGGCTTACTCTAGTGCTCAAGGTCTTCCCTTCGACAACACCACCACGACGGCGATAGTCCAATACAAGAACACATGTTGTTCAGGCCAACCAGGGTCACAACCAATTCTCCCCACTCTCCCTGCATTCAATGACACTAACTCAGCCACTGCCTTCGGCGCCGGGATCAAAAGCCCTGCACCTGTGAAAATCCCATCTCCGGTCAATGAAAACTTGTTCTTCACCATCGGCTTAGGACTTCTTGAGTGCCCTTCTGGTCGTCGATGTGGTGGCCCTAACAACACTATATTTGCAGCTAGCATGAACAATTTCTCCTTTGTACTTCCCTCAACTGTTTCCCTTCTCCAAGCTCACCAACTCCGTGTCTCCAATGTCTTCTCCGCCGACTTTCCGGCAGCTCCACCAGTGCAATTTGACTACACCGGAGCAAACATTAGCAGGGCTCTTTGGCAACCAATTAAATCAACAAAAGTATATAAAGCTCAAATACGGTTCTGTTGTCCAAATTGTCCTCCAAGGCACAAACATTGTTGCGGCGGAAAACCACCCTATACATCTCCATGGATATGATTTCTACATTATGGCAACTGGGTTCGGAAATTTCAACAGTGCAACTGATACTGCTAAGTTTAATCTTGTCGACCCGCCGTTGAGGAACACGGTCGGTGTTCCGGTGAATGGTTGGGCTGTGATTCGGTTCGTCGCCGATAACCCCGGTGTTTGGCTCATGCATTGTCATCTTGATGTTCACATTACTTGGGGACTTGCCATGGCGTTTCTTGTTGAAGATGGCTTTGGGGAACTTGAGACTTTAGAAGCTCCTCCTCCTGATCTTCCTGAATGCTAGAtatatcatgcatgcatgcatgcatgcatggattaTAGTATGAGATTTTTACATTTGCATTTGAGTCCATTGGTTTTGATTGTTGAACTTAGAAGTcatgataatatttttgttgTCTTAATTTGTATGTCTTTGGATATTTGTCATTATATTGTTTACTACCATTGATTTAATCAATGAAAcatatttatcttattataagCATCTTTGTCTTCTTTCAAAAGACATGCATGATCGATCAAACAAGGTGATTGGAAACATTAATGGTGTCAAATTAGTAGTGTGGGTTTAGGTAGAGagaatttgaaaacataaatgaaCTCAAAGTAAACAccaaattttgtttaatattcaCAACTATGTGAATGGGTCAAATTGCAGATGTTTCTCTtgttgtattttaattaaaattataactttttatgtATGAAAGCTATTTTGAAGTCCACAAAACTAAGTCTTCAATATTGCAATAATGTTTGTGAGTATCAAATGTCAATTAGAAGGTGAGGCAGTACTCCTCATCATTGGCAACAACTGTACCGTTGCACATGAATATTATAATTCAAGAACAATACAAAGTCTTTCATTAATGTTCCCACTAAAAAGCAATTGATAGATATTTATATGCTCTCAATCCTTACCTTTCAAGAAGTAACTAATTTTGATGGTCTTGCATTTTTCTCATATTATGATTTGAGCTATTGCGGTATTGGTACTATTTCCAAAGATAAGTGTGAAACTTTCAAATGTTTTAAATTCAAATCTTACCGAttatagtaatagtaataaatttttgattgtGGGATTGAATTTGTAGCCCACACCCAGTGACACTAGGTAAAAGAGACTAGGAGAGAGAGTTGGTATGTACATTTCCCTACCCATATGTCTGTACATCCTTGACCCACAAAGCATACCtcatttgtcaatatatatatatatatataagttatgctataatatgttattaataAGTAATCTaactataattatatatgtatttgattaTAACCATTGATTTCGAGCTAATTAATTGGTCAAATGTCATTATCAATTATAAAGGATGATTAGTGATTGATTGtatcaaattaatataaaattcttaTGAAAATAATAGTTACGTATGATTAAATAAATCATGAGATGTTAAGTGAAAATATTTGATctagtgatttatccactttaattaaaaaaaaaattcatctaagaattttaataatttggttTGCAagtttaatgttatttttttttatttatataaatccaAAGTTTGAAAATTTAGTAATTTAACAATTTGAAAGAAACACCTAATTTATTCTGATAATTATAGAATTTCTTtagtaaaaattatatataactacagaatttttttatagtgaTATAATTAAGCAGGGATTAATCTCTAATGGACAAAGAATTACAAAAGTGGTAAATATCattcaatatataatttttgtaagaaaaaaatatataatttccacaatattttttataccCAAATTACCCTTCATGTTACATATAATCCAttgaatttgtaaataaaataagtaaattgtCCACATGAGTTATCCCATAACAACAATGCAAACAAACAATGTACACGTGAATTACACACTacactcacacaaaccaataataCCAAaaaagatatgtatatatatatatatatatataattaaaatcccCAAATTACCCTTCATGTTACATATAAACCATtgaatttgtaaataaataagtaaaaggTACATATGGATTATCCCATAACAACAATGTAAACAAACAATCTACACATTGAACACATTACACTCACAcaaatcaataatataaaaagaaaattaaaaaaatattctatttcCACCCATGCCCTTGTCCTATTCCACCCTGCCAGCCTGCAATCCACCCACTAATCCAACGTTCTAGATCCCTCCGCGTCGGTGGGCCCGCCTCGTGCTCACCGTCAGATAAGACCTAACAAAAGACAACCAAAGTCAAGCCAACGGTCAAGATTCCTTGGTTCTGTGGGACCCAAAGTCATCATCACCGTTGGATACAACCGGAATATGACAAACGAGTCTCCTCGGACACCGCGTTTGGTCGGTGCTCAATATATACTAACAAAAGATCCACCCTCGTGTAACGAAGCTTCCTGCCATATACCGGTTATTCCGGTCTCTATCCTAGCTCCGTACTGTCTCACCGTCCAATGTTGCTATGCTGTTCCGGTTTCCGGTTACGTTTATGAATGAAAGAAATCTAAAATGTTCAATTTACAAGGGTCATGTCCTCCAAATTAGGTGCACTTTTCACAAAACTATGTTTAGACTAGATTCATTGTGTTTCATTCATTGCATTTTGGTCAATATTAAATCATGGTTTTAAAAGATTAGCATCTTTGATTTCATTGCTAATTTTTATGttgatattgattaaaaaataatttttttaaaataaaagttatggtatttattttgatgttaatTGTATTTTGAATTTTGCCTATCATTATTGTCGAGCAAAAATTAGTCGGTAAGTCAATAaatattgtt from Dioscorea cayenensis subsp. rotundata cultivar TDr96_F1 chromosome 9, TDr96_F1_v2_PseudoChromosome.rev07_lg8_w22 25.fasta, whole genome shotgun sequence includes these protein-coding regions:
- the LOC120269428 gene encoding LOW QUALITY PROTEIN: laccase-3-like (The sequence of the model RefSeq protein was modified relative to this genomic sequence to represent the inferred CDS: deleted 2 bases in 2 codons), encoding MATQAFLCFFLFLSLLCITINGEVHQHEFIVQEKSVKRLCKAHNIVTVNGMFPGPTLEVNDGDTLVVRVVNRVRYNVTIHWHGVRQMRTGWADGPEFITQCPIRPGGAYTYRFTIQGQVGTLWWHAHSSWLRATVYGALIIHPKKGSSYPFSLPKREVPILLGEWWDTNPIDVVNAATRTGAAPNISDAFTINGQPGDLYKCSSKETTVIPVTAGETNLFRFINSGLNTELFVSIAGHTMTVVGADASYTKPFKTSVLMLGPGQTTDVLVNTDQPPARYYIAARAYSSAQGLPFDNTTTTAIVQYKNTCCSGQPGSQPILPTLPAFNDTNSATAFGAGIKSPAPVKIPSPVNENLFFTIGLGLLECPSGRRCGGPNNTIFAASMNNFSFVLPSTVSLLQAHQLRVSNVFSADFPAAPPVQFDYTGANISRALWQPIKSTKVYKLKYGSVVQIVLQGTNIVAAENHPIHLHGYDFYIMATGFGNFNSATDTAKFNLVDPPLRNTVGVPVNGWAVIRFVADNPGVWLMHCHLDVHITWGLAMAFLVEDGFGELETLEAPPPDLPEC